Proteins found in one Triticum urartu cultivar G1812 chromosome 4, Tu2.1, whole genome shotgun sequence genomic segment:
- the LOC125552025 gene encoding probable RNA-binding protein ARP1 isoform X1, which yields MTMLGQAQAQPVAAFGDTTLTKVFVGGLAWETHKDTLREHFERFGDILEAVIISDKLTGRSKGYGFVTFKEADAAKKACEDGTPVINGRRANCNLASLGAKPRPQPPHLLRPSPPTTPAPHHMPALPSPHHQPAPAIAVGSRGVSPVPWYYHPSTTPPPPPQAAHYGHGAHQQYHGVLPFYPAAANYGYSPNYVTDLSYNAQKLGQAAAAAPGAGGSYMQPQGHFSYPAAAAAQGGMLAPNGMMPVYPYYHYHHYHHGSQGLGVPAARFFPPVSAAVPTVPAIISKPTVMVPPKVEQVAGCS from the exons ATGACGATGCTGGGGCAGGCCCAGGCGCAGCCGGTGGCGGCGTTCGGCGACACCACGCTGACCAAGGTGTTCGTGGGCGGGCTGGCGTGGGAGACGCACAAGGACACCCTCCGCGAGCACTTCGAGCGCTTCGGCGACATCCTCGAGGCCGTCATCATCTCCGACAAGCTCACCGGCCGCTCCAAGGGCTACGGCTTC GTGACGTTCAAGGAGGCGGACGCGGCCAAGAAGGCGTGCGAGGACGGCACCCCGGTCATCAACGGCCGCCGCGCCAACTGCAACCTGGCCTCCCTCGGCGCCAAGCCGCGGCCCCAGCCGCCGCACCTCCTCCGCCCCTCGCCGCCGACCACCCCGGCGCCGCACCACATGCCCGCGCTCCCGTCCCCTCACCACCAGCCCGCGCCAG CCATCGCGGTGGGGTCCAGGGGCGTGTCGCCGGTGCCGTGGTACTACCACCCTTccacgacgccgccgccgccgccgcaggccGCGCACTACGGCCACGGCGCTCACCAGCAGTACCACGGCGTCCTCCCGTTCTACCCCGCCGCCGCCAACTACGG CTACTCCCCAAACTACGTCACTGACCTGAGCTACAACGCG CAGAAGCTGGGCCAAGCGGCGGCAGCGGCGCCAGGCGCGGGCGGGTCCTACATGCAGCCGCAGGGGCACTTCTCGTacccggcggcggcggcggcgcagggagGCATGCTCGCGCCCAACGGCATGATGCCCGTGTACCCCTACTACCACTATCATCACTACCACCACGGCTCGCAGGGGCTGGGCGTCCCGGCCGCGCGCTTCTTCCCGCCGGTCTCCGCCGCCGTGCCCACCGTGCCCGCCATCATCTCCAAGCCCACCGTCATGGTGCCTCCCAAAG TGGAGCAGGTGGCTGGGTGCAGCTGA
- the LOC125552025 gene encoding probable RNA-binding protein ARP1 isoform X2 — MTMLGQAQAQPVAAFGDTTLTKVFVGGLAWETHKDTLREHFERFGDILEAVIISDKLTGRSKGYGFVTFKEADAAKKACEDGTPVINGRRANCNLASLGAKPRPQPPHLLRPSPPTTPAPHHMPALPSPHHQPAPAIAVGSRGVSPVPWYYHPSTTPPPPPQAAHYGHGAHQQYHGVLPFYPAAANYGYSPNYVTDLSYNAKLGQAAAAAPGAGGSYMQPQGHFSYPAAAAAQGGMLAPNGMMPVYPYYHYHHYHHGSQGLGVPAARFFPPVSAAVPTVPAIISKPTVMVPPKVEQVAGCS; from the exons ATGACGATGCTGGGGCAGGCCCAGGCGCAGCCGGTGGCGGCGTTCGGCGACACCACGCTGACCAAGGTGTTCGTGGGCGGGCTGGCGTGGGAGACGCACAAGGACACCCTCCGCGAGCACTTCGAGCGCTTCGGCGACATCCTCGAGGCCGTCATCATCTCCGACAAGCTCACCGGCCGCTCCAAGGGCTACGGCTTC GTGACGTTCAAGGAGGCGGACGCGGCCAAGAAGGCGTGCGAGGACGGCACCCCGGTCATCAACGGCCGCCGCGCCAACTGCAACCTGGCCTCCCTCGGCGCCAAGCCGCGGCCCCAGCCGCCGCACCTCCTCCGCCCCTCGCCGCCGACCACCCCGGCGCCGCACCACATGCCCGCGCTCCCGTCCCCTCACCACCAGCCCGCGCCAG CCATCGCGGTGGGGTCCAGGGGCGTGTCGCCGGTGCCGTGGTACTACCACCCTTccacgacgccgccgccgccgccgcaggccGCGCACTACGGCCACGGCGCTCACCAGCAGTACCACGGCGTCCTCCCGTTCTACCCCGCCGCCGCCAACTACGG CTACTCCCCAAACTACGTCACTGACCTGAGCTACAACGCG AAGCTGGGCCAAGCGGCGGCAGCGGCGCCAGGCGCGGGCGGGTCCTACATGCAGCCGCAGGGGCACTTCTCGTacccggcggcggcggcggcgcagggagGCATGCTCGCGCCCAACGGCATGATGCCCGTGTACCCCTACTACCACTATCATCACTACCACCACGGCTCGCAGGGGCTGGGCGTCCCGGCCGCGCGCTTCTTCCCGCCGGTCTCCGCCGCCGTGCCCACCGTGCCCGCCATCATCTCCAAGCCCACCGTCATGGTGCCTCCCAAAG TGGAGCAGGTGGCTGGGTGCAGCTGA